The proteins below are encoded in one region of Syntrophotalea carbinolica DSM 2380:
- a CDS encoding phosphopantetheine-binding protein, which produces MTDQEIIAAANAALAEEFELELSEMVPEARFDDDLDLDSLDAVDMVIVLEQTFGIKLRDSEAIREIRTLDDLYRFLIAKKAELAGA; this is translated from the coding sequence ATGACCGATCAGGAAATTATAGCAGCCGCCAATGCCGCGCTGGCCGAAGAGTTCGAGCTGGAACTGTCCGAGATGGTACCTGAAGCCCGTTTCGATGACGACCTCGATCTCGACAGCCTGGACGCGGTCGATATGGTTATTGTGCTGGAGCAGACCTTCGGTATCAAATTGCGCGACAGCGAGGCGATCCGGGAGATTCGCACGCTTGATGATCTGTACCGGTTTTTGATTGCCAAAAAAGCCGAACTGGCCGGGGCCTGA
- a CDS encoding acyl-CoA thioesterase → MRKPYFPQKNGPSPLCHSVERRVRFEEVDPLGIVWHGRYASYFEDARVAHGDHFGIGYLDFYKYGITTPIKQFHVDYAQPLIYGETYAIEARLHWTEAARLNYEFCITDAAGDVLTRGYSVQLMVDEHRELLVFPPDFYVAFLESWRSK, encoded by the coding sequence ATGAGGAAGCCTTATTTTCCGCAAAAAAACGGACCGTCTCCATTGTGTCATAGCGTTGAACGCCGGGTGCGTTTTGAGGAGGTCGATCCCCTCGGCATTGTCTGGCACGGACGTTACGCGAGCTATTTCGAGGATGCCCGTGTCGCCCATGGCGACCATTTCGGGATCGGTTATCTGGATTTTTACAAGTACGGCATCACCACCCCGATCAAACAGTTTCATGTCGATTACGCCCAGCCGCTGATCTATGGCGAAACCTATGCCATCGAGGCGCGTCTGCACTGGACGGAGGCGGCGCGGCTCAATTATGAATTTTGTATCACCGATGCTGCAGGAGATGTGCTGACACGCGGTTATTCGGTGCAGCTGATGGTTGATGAGCATCGTGAATTGCTGGTCTTCCCGCCCGATTTTTACGTGGCGTTTCTGGAAAGCTGGCGGAGTAAATAA
- a CDS encoding DUF2062 domain-containing protein, whose amino-acid sequence MTAVCKPLVVVPVFNHGATLRQVVAQALEVHPHVLVVDDGSTDGGADNLAGLACEIVRHSANRGKGAAILSAAAFAREQGMTHIITLDADGQHDPADIPRFLPQIHAEPTAIVVGARDFSGPNIPGSSRFGRKFSRFWLRVQTGCDVSDVQSGFRAYPVQVLQQLTLGEAGYAFEVEVLVKAAWAGFPLRDIDISVYYPEPDKRVSHFDKLRDNVRISLLNTRLTTRSMLPVPHRKFAVDGEGRVSVIHPLRSLRLLLADNATPRELALSGMLGMALGTLPLIGLHSISILFSAGYLRLNRICALAVSQLCMPPLVPALCIEAGYFMRHGRFLTEISMETLGHQVLQRLGDYILGSVVMAPVLALLVAGPLYGLACLVRRSLKSGVGHE is encoded by the coding sequence ATGACCGCCGTGTGCAAGCCGCTGGTCGTGGTGCCGGTTTTCAATCACGGCGCTACCCTGCGCCAGGTGGTCGCTCAGGCTCTCGAGGTCCATCCCCATGTGCTGGTGGTGGATGACGGCAGTACCGATGGCGGCGCCGATAATCTGGCCGGGCTGGCGTGCGAGATCGTTCGCCACAGTGCCAATCGCGGTAAGGGTGCGGCCATTCTCAGCGCCGCGGCTTTTGCCCGCGAGCAGGGCATGACGCACATCATTACCCTGGATGCCGATGGGCAGCACGATCCCGCCGACATCCCCCGGTTTCTCCCGCAGATCCATGCGGAGCCGACGGCGATCGTGGTCGGCGCCAGGGATTTCAGCGGCCCCAATATTCCGGGCAGCTCCCGCTTCGGGCGCAAGTTTTCCCGCTTTTGGTTGCGGGTGCAGACCGGCTGCGATGTCAGCGATGTGCAGAGCGGTTTTCGCGCCTACCCGGTGCAGGTGCTGCAACAGCTGACGTTGGGCGAAGCAGGCTACGCCTTCGAGGTTGAAGTGCTGGTGAAGGCCGCCTGGGCCGGATTTCCGCTGCGCGATATCGATATTTCGGTTTACTACCCGGAGCCGGATAAGCGCGTGTCGCATTTTGACAAGCTGCGGGACAACGTCCGCATCAGTTTGCTCAATACGCGGCTTACCACCCGCTCCATGTTGCCGGTACCGCATCGTAAATTTGCCGTCGACGGCGAGGGCAGGGTGAGTGTGATCCATCCGTTACGTTCCTTGCGGCTGTTGCTGGCGGACAATGCCACGCCTCGCGAGCTGGCCCTGTCGGGCATGTTGGGTATGGCGCTGGGTACCCTGCCGCTTATCGGCCTGCACTCCATCAGCATTTTGTTCTCCGCCGGTTACCTGCGCCTTAACCGGATCTGCGCCCTGGCCGTGAGCCAGCTGTGCATGCCGCCGCTGGTGCCGGCACTGTGTATCGAGGCCGGCTACTTTATGCGGCATGGACGGTTTTTGACCGAAATCTCCATGGAGACCCTCGGCCATCAGGTGCTGCAGCGGTTGGGGGATTATATTCTCGGTTCGGTGGTGATGGCGCCGGTGCTGGCATTGCTGGTGGCCGGCCCGTTGTACGGCCTGGCCTGCCTGGTGCGGCGCAGCCTCAAATCTGGAGTGGGGCATGAGTAG
- a CDS encoding outer membrane lipoprotein carrier protein LolA: MKLGASLMLLLLCLSAGFANATELDTVLQRLKTTAGSVQTIQSSFVQEKHLSMFSEALESHGTFSFQRPGKLRWEYETPVRMGFVIDGDKGRRWNSLVKQDQHFQLEDNLELRIAAEQLLVWTELDLDKLQRAYDIEIAAVQPVSLLLTPRGMGARQFVDHLKVTFSASARTVTEVAIFETGGDKTLLRFSDSKIDRALDEALFLP; encoded by the coding sequence ATGAAACTGGGGGCGAGCCTCATGCTTCTGTTGCTGTGCCTGTCGGCCGGCTTTGCCAACGCCACGGAGCTGGATACGGTACTGCAGCGCCTGAAAACCACTGCCGGCTCCGTGCAAACCATTCAGAGTTCCTTCGTACAGGAAAAACACCTGAGCATGTTTTCCGAGGCGCTTGAATCGCACGGGACTTTTTCCTTTCAGCGCCCCGGGAAGTTGCGCTGGGAATACGAGACGCCGGTACGCATGGGGTTTGTTATCGACGGCGATAAGGGGCGTCGCTGGAACAGTCTGGTGAAGCAGGACCAGCATTTTCAGCTCGAAGACAACCTTGAATTGCGTATCGCAGCCGAACAGTTGCTGGTCTGGACCGAACTGGATCTGGACAAACTGCAGCGCGCCTATGATATCGAGATTGCCGCAGTGCAGCCGGTTTCTTTATTGCTGACCCCCCGCGGGATGGGAGCCCGGCAGTTTGTGGACCATCTGAAGGTGACCTTCTCTGCTTCGGCACGGACCGTAACCGAAGTCGCCATTTTCGAAACCGGCGGCGATAAGACCCTTTTGCGGTTTTCCGACAGCAAGATCGATCGTGCGCTGGATGAGGCGTTGTTTCTGCCATGA
- a CDS encoding MMPL family transporter: protein MTPVRGIQTCYAWLARHRKRMYLLCLALLVLCGAIMFKLQVRDDVGIMLPDSGSLQRSLALMDMTPFARTVFIELQASSDAGGGEALLAVAKTVAARLQPPHFSPVLPDSQTIPAPGKLMRLLPALVDADDMAALKARVTPEAMAQRMAGNYTTLLGMNGMLAKRFIQADPLGFLEILLAKWNRLQVFGGAQVRDGFLLKPDGRSLLMMLKTDVSVTDAGQSETLMKEVDAALQSLPVGMDATVLSGHRYALANAGTIKSDLRRVFAASGLGLLLIFMVFIRSRDVLWMALLPGAVLVIAGAVLAGCYDAVSGITLGFGAVLLGITVDFALHVWFALRHADGSPGQAVARVARPVLYGAATSMGAFAALLTSDISGIRQLAVFALVGLISGLALALLVLPHLVRPAVVRSSAPLQAGACRWNLPLAALVIAVLGLGIWAGSGVGIDRQLRSVGMFPEELQQAEQRIRRNWGGARDSAVLFAEGATLDQALERNHQLAEVLAKQLPHSGVVSLDPLWPPPEVQRVNRERWARFIAKHGSAIASELPVAAAGYGFSAQAFAPFLRFLSESPALLDADIFDRAGVAGLNGLLHVAHDARQYVLTLLPDTPEVQRMAASGALPQGVILVSNQALGRMLGRGISKDFILFICVACSCMFLLLLLFFRRMEFTLLAMVPLLSGIVAVLVLMRLSGGSFNLFNVVALPLVIGLGADYGIFMVCKLRSGADLGTSRAVLVSGLTTVAGFGALVLARHPGLHTLGCTVLVGVGMAIPVALLLLPALYRRTT, encoded by the coding sequence ATGACTCCGGTTCGGGGAATCCAGACATGCTACGCCTGGCTGGCACGGCATCGTAAGAGGATGTACCTGCTGTGTCTGGCGTTGCTGGTGCTGTGCGGTGCGATCATGTTCAAGTTGCAGGTTCGTGACGATGTCGGCATCATGTTGCCCGACTCGGGGAGCTTGCAGCGCAGCCTGGCCCTGATGGACATGACGCCGTTTGCCCGCACGGTGTTTATTGAGCTGCAGGCCAGCAGCGATGCTGGTGGGGGCGAGGCGTTACTTGCGGTGGCAAAGACGGTGGCCGCCAGACTGCAACCTCCGCATTTTTCGCCGGTGCTGCCGGACAGTCAGACCATTCCCGCTCCTGGCAAGCTGATGCGCCTGCTGCCGGCGCTGGTCGATGCCGATGATATGGCTGCTTTGAAAGCACGGGTTACGCCCGAGGCGATGGCGCAGCGCATGGCCGGCAATTATACAACCTTGCTGGGCATGAATGGCATGCTTGCCAAACGCTTCATTCAGGCCGACCCGCTGGGATTTTTGGAAATACTGCTGGCCAAATGGAACCGTTTGCAGGTTTTTGGCGGAGCACAGGTGCGGGACGGTTTTCTGCTCAAGCCCGATGGCCGCAGCCTGTTGATGATGCTGAAAACCGACGTGTCGGTGACCGATGCCGGTCAATCCGAGACCTTGATGAAAGAGGTCGATGCCGCATTGCAGAGTCTGCCGGTGGGGATGGACGCTACGGTTCTCAGTGGCCATCGCTATGCGTTGGCCAACGCGGGTACCATAAAGAGCGATCTTAGGCGGGTGTTTGCCGCCTCCGGCTTGGGATTGCTGCTGATCTTCATGGTTTTTATCCGCTCGCGCGATGTGCTGTGGATGGCCTTGTTGCCGGGCGCCGTGCTGGTGATCGCCGGTGCGGTACTGGCCGGGTGTTACGATGCGGTATCCGGCATTACCCTCGGATTCGGTGCGGTGTTGCTCGGCATCACCGTCGATTTCGCGTTGCACGTCTGGTTTGCCCTGCGTCATGCCGATGGCTCTCCCGGGCAGGCGGTGGCCCGCGTGGCTCGGCCTGTGCTCTATGGCGCCGCAACCTCCATGGGCGCTTTTGCCGCGCTGCTGACCTCGGATATCAGTGGCATCCGGCAGTTGGCGGTGTTTGCGCTGGTGGGACTGATTAGCGGTCTGGCGCTGGCCTTGCTGGTCTTGCCGCATCTGGTGCGCCCTGCTGTTGTGCGCAGCAGCGCGCCGTTGCAAGCCGGTGCCTGTCGCTGGAACTTGCCGTTGGCAGCGTTGGTGATAGCGGTACTCGGGCTCGGCATCTGGGCGGGCTCCGGAGTGGGGATCGATCGTCAGTTACGCTCTGTCGGTATGTTTCCCGAAGAATTGCAACAGGCCGAACAGCGCATCCGCCGGAACTGGGGCGGGGCCAGGGATTCGGCGGTGCTGTTCGCGGAAGGCGCGACCCTTGATCAGGCTCTGGAGCGCAACCACCAGCTGGCCGAAGTGCTGGCCAAACAGCTGCCGCACAGCGGGGTGGTGTCTCTCGATCCTTTGTGGCCGCCGCCTGAGGTGCAGCGTGTCAACCGGGAGCGCTGGGCCAGATTTATTGCCAAACATGGCAGCGCCATTGCTTCGGAGTTGCCCGTTGCCGCTGCCGGGTACGGATTTTCAGCGCAGGCCTTTGCGCCCTTTTTACGGTTTTTGAGCGAGTCGCCAGCGTTGCTGGATGCGGATATTTTTGATCGGGCCGGCGTGGCAGGGCTGAACGGATTGTTGCATGTGGCCCACGATGCCAGGCAGTACGTCCTGACTTTGCTGCCCGACACCCCGGAAGTGCAACGGATGGCAGCCTCCGGGGCCTTGCCCCAAGGGGTGATCCTGGTCTCCAATCAGGCTCTTGGGCGCATGCTGGGGCGGGGCATCAGCAAGGATTTTATCCTCTTTATTTGCGTGGCCTGCAGCTGCATGTTTCTGTTGTTGCTGTTGTTTTTTCGTCGGATGGAATTCACCCTGCTGGCGATGGTGCCTCTGCTGAGCGGTATCGTGGCGGTGTTGGTGCTGATGCGGTTGAGCGGTGGTTCCTTCAACCTGTTCAACGTCGTGGCTCTGCCGCTGGTTATCGGACTCGGCGCCGACTACGGTATTTTCATGGTGTGTAAGTTGCGCTCCGGCGCAGACCTCGGTACCTCACGAGCGGTACTGGTGTCGGGGCTTACCACCGTGGCCGGATTCGGCGCGCTGGTCTTGGCACGCCATCCCGGGTTGCACACCCTGGGCTGCACCGTGTTGGTCGGGGTCGGGATGGCTATCCCGGTGGCCTTGTTGCTGCTACCGGCCCTGTACAGGCGGACCACATGA
- a CDS encoding (3R)-hydroxyacyl-ACP dehydratase, translating to MSQLRTELASNIVAPAVKHADGWHQSYLLPVSFAGFEGHFPDNPVVPAVVQILMGLQLAETAAGKALTIVQVLKAKFLQPLRPLETIEVCCMQEQDDGLRCRIAISSASGVASQFRLVLSPSEAVRQGGGEE from the coding sequence ATGAGCCAATTACGCACTGAACTTGCTTCGAATATCGTTGCGCCAGCCGTTAAACATGCCGATGGCTGGCATCAGAGCTATCTGCTACCGGTGTCGTTTGCCGGTTTCGAGGGGCACTTTCCCGATAACCCGGTGGTGCCGGCGGTGGTCCAGATCCTGATGGGGTTACAGCTGGCCGAGACTGCCGCAGGCAAGGCCCTGACGATTGTGCAGGTGCTCAAAGCCAAGTTTCTGCAACCGTTGCGGCCTCTTGAAACGATCGAGGTTTGTTGCATGCAGGAGCAAGACGATGGTCTGCGCTGCAGGATTGCCATAAGTTCCGCATCGGGTGTGGCTTCGCAGTTCCGGCTTGTTCTGTCACCATCCGAGGCCGTGCGACAGGGAGGGGGCGAAGAATGA
- a CDS encoding DUF3261 domain-containing protein produces the protein MKYALLLTALLVLLCGCTAPSLDPPGVAAATPRSEALAGSFWGNSGHLFQGRYSAVLEWDGQLVTFQGVLMIDTRQRQARLVALSDLGARLFDISLTPEQTSVHTSLPHFGISRMRERVASAVRRMLLGYLPGVHDGVTLDAQTLLSRCSHDVCLRSGFDPDTGVLLGKEYRARQPLWRATFADYRQTGGYQVPGRLEYADICRRDRLTMEWNPQRKMVNHEPITH, from the coding sequence ATGAAATATGCATTGCTGCTCACAGCACTGCTGGTATTGTTGTGCGGATGTACCGCGCCGTCCCTCGATCCTCCCGGTGTCGCCGCGGCAACACCCCGCTCCGAAGCGTTGGCGGGAAGCTTCTGGGGGAACAGTGGCCATCTGTTCCAGGGGCGCTACAGCGCGGTGCTGGAGTGGGACGGCCAGCTGGTTACCTTTCAGGGGGTGCTGATGATCGACACCCGGCAGAGGCAGGCCCGGCTTGTGGCCCTGTCCGATCTGGGGGCGCGGTTGTTCGATATCAGTCTGACCCCGGAGCAGACGTCGGTGCATACATCGCTGCCGCATTTCGGGATATCGCGTATGCGCGAGCGGGTCGCTTCCGCCGTACGCCGAATGTTGCTCGGTTATCTCCCCGGGGTGCATGACGGCGTGACGCTCGATGCGCAGACCCTGTTGAGTCGCTGCAGCCATGATGTTTGCCTGCGCAGCGGATTTGATCCGGATACCGGGGTGTTGCTTGGCAAAGAATACCGCGCCCGCCAACCTCTGTGGCGTGCCACTTTCGCCGATTATCGGCAGACGGGAGGCTATCAGGTGCCCGGGCGCCTCGAGTATGCTGACATCTGCCGGAGGGATAGACTGACGATGGAATGGAACCCGCAAAGAAAAATGGTCAACCATGAGCCAATTACGCACTGA
- a CDS encoding lysophospholipid acyltransferase family protein, translated as MSSPAAKSAWSSKSLGNRFQHQIFYALLRLAGPWPAYGLLHLVVFWYNLRPSMRRNAGYFLTRRFGRKIWPVRFWQSFQLTLSFGKVLLDRAMLGVLGRGEVTVAAEDMDNLRKMLDRGRGVVMLNAHFGCWQTGMAGLEAIDRPVNIVLQKGAGDVDKHYFEHRSGGAAVHLIDPSGPFGGTLDMLAALKRNEIVCIMGDRVVDGDANSVAVDFMGGKVKMPFSIFSIASAAGAPVAVTLIERQGPGLAKVHFADCFELPPDLGKSPAALRPWVQRYAGALERMAWQKPYQFFNFFDMWVKE; from the coding sequence ATGAGTAGTCCTGCGGCAAAATCAGCCTGGTCGAGCAAAAGCCTCGGCAATCGCTTTCAGCACCAGATTTTTTATGCTCTGCTGCGTCTGGCCGGGCCCTGGCCGGCTTACGGGCTACTGCATCTGGTGGTGTTCTGGTACAATCTGCGACCGTCGATGCGGCGCAATGCTGGATATTTTCTGACCCGCCGATTTGGCCGGAAGATATGGCCGGTGCGCTTCTGGCAGAGCTTCCAGTTGACCTTGTCCTTCGGTAAAGTGCTGCTGGATCGCGCCATGCTCGGGGTGCTGGGCCGCGGCGAGGTGACGGTAGCGGCTGAGGATATGGACAACCTGCGCAAAATGCTGGACCGCGGCCGGGGGGTGGTGATGCTCAACGCCCACTTCGGCTGTTGGCAGACCGGCATGGCCGGACTGGAAGCCATCGACCGACCGGTGAATATCGTACTGCAAAAAGGCGCCGGCGATGTGGATAAACACTATTTCGAACACCGCTCCGGTGGCGCCGCCGTCCATCTCATTGATCCCAGCGGGCCTTTCGGTGGGACCCTTGACATGCTGGCAGCGCTGAAGCGCAACGAAATCGTCTGCATTATGGGCGACCGGGTGGTGGATGGCGATGCGAATAGCGTGGCGGTCGATTTTATGGGCGGCAAGGTGAAGATGCCCTTTTCGATTTTTTCCATCGCTTCGGCGGCCGGGGCTCCGGTTGCCGTAACCTTGATCGAACGGCAGGGACCGGGCCTGGCCAAGGTTCATTTTGCCGATTGTTTCGAGTTGCCGCCCGATTTGGGCAAAAGCCCCGCGGCCCTGCGCCCCTGGGTGCAGCGTTATGCCGGCGCCCTCGAGCGCATGGCCTGGCAGAAGC
- a CDS encoding radical SAM/SPASM domain-containing protein, which translates to MKDRYWGANFAPADIARARDRGQLLSLELELSRQCDLRCLYCYADSGTALADELALSEIYAVLEQAMALGIRRVVVLGGGEPLMYPHVVEIMQYLAQHGIGIDLFTNGTQITAELAQEFVRLGVAPVVKMNSRRQQVQDFLAGRQGAYADIRRGLELLMQAGYPAEGLPLGAQTVVCRQNIDELPDMWRWLRDRHIIPYVELMTWQGRARRHPELEVSVAEMQGLFETLAAIDKTQYGIHWEPHPPVAGLSCNRHAYSCTVTVTGDILPCPGINLPVGNIRRQPLAEILATSRDMQLLRHAGEHIKGACRDCDLAADCYGCRGMAFQATGDYLAQDPLCWRCTN; encoded by the coding sequence ATGAAAGATCGCTACTGGGGGGCGAACTTCGCCCCCGCCGATATTGCCCGGGCCCGCGACCGGGGACAGTTGTTGTCCCTGGAACTGGAGCTTAGCCGTCAGTGCGATTTGCGCTGCCTTTACTGCTATGCCGATTCCGGCACGGCGCTGGCGGACGAACTGGCCCTGTCCGAAATCTACGCGGTGCTGGAGCAGGCCATGGCGCTCGGTATCCGGCGGGTGGTGGTGCTGGGCGGCGGTGAACCGCTGATGTATCCCCACGTCGTCGAGATCATGCAGTATCTGGCGCAGCATGGTATCGGTATCGATCTGTTTACCAACGGTACCCAGATCACTGCCGAACTGGCGCAGGAGTTCGTCCGGCTCGGGGTGGCGCCGGTGGTCAAGATGAACAGCAGGCGGCAGCAGGTGCAGGATTTCCTGGCCGGCCGCCAGGGTGCCTACGCCGACATCCGCCGCGGCCTGGAGCTGTTGATGCAGGCCGGGTATCCGGCAGAAGGCTTGCCGCTCGGGGCGCAGACCGTTGTCTGCCGGCAGAATATCGACGAATTGCCGGACATGTGGCGCTGGCTGCGTGATCGCCACATCATTCCGTATGTCGAATTGATGACCTGGCAGGGGCGCGCCCGTCGGCATCCGGAGTTGGAGGTTTCGGTGGCGGAGATGCAGGGACTGTTCGAGACGCTGGCCGCCATCGATAAAACGCAGTACGGGATTCATTGGGAACCGCACCCTCCGGTGGCGGGACTCAGCTGCAATCGCCACGCCTATTCCTGTACCGTAACGGTGACGGGGGATATCCTGCCCTGTCCCGGTATCAATCTGCCGGTCGGTAATATCCGCAGACAGCCGCTGGCCGAGATCCTTGCGACCAGCCGGGACATGCAGCTGTTGCGCCATGCCGGTGAACACATCAAGGGCGCCTGCCGCGACTGCGATCTGGCTGCCGATTGCTACGGTTGCCGGGGCATGGCCTTTCAGGCGACCGGCGACTATCTGGCGCAAGATCCGTTGTGCTGGCGTTGTACTAACTAG
- a CDS encoding (3R)-hydroxyacyl-ACP dehydratase: MTEPLALPVDTAGLVPHEGRMRMVDQLLSLDEESAVVSACLPADGLLVAAADGGLENVIYAELVAQAYAAYRGYELKALGLQPRAGYLVAIRQLDVLGRAKAGDTLIVTVRTVGVLDGFAVIAGDVSHGENVLARAKLKVYIPEGDLT, translated from the coding sequence ATGACCGAACCGCTTGCCTTGCCTGTCGATACGGCCGGACTGGTGCCCCATGAAGGCCGCATGCGCATGGTCGATCAACTGCTGTCCCTGGACGAAGAAAGCGCGGTCGTCAGCGCCTGCCTGCCGGCTGACGGCCTGCTGGTGGCAGCTGCGGACGGTGGACTGGAAAACGTGATTTACGCCGAACTGGTGGCGCAGGCCTACGCGGCTTATCGGGGTTATGAACTGAAAGCCCTCGGTTTGCAGCCGCGCGCAGGCTACCTGGTCGCGATTCGCCAGCTCGACGTGCTGGGGCGGGCCAAGGCCGGCGATACCCTTATCGTAACGGTTCGCACCGTCGGGGTTCTGGATGGATTTGCGGTCATTGCCGGTGACGTAAGCCACGGTGAGAACGTTCTCGCCAGGGCCAAGCTCAAGGTTTATATCCCCGAAGGAGACCTGACATGA
- a CDS encoding beta-ketoacyl-[acyl-carrier-protein] synthase family protein, with amino-acid sequence MQSKRVVITGVGAVSPYGAGTESLWQGLTSGCSAVGPLQGAEDIIGLTTKVAGVVPPLNMRRIPRKDRRSMSRMSQFAWLAAHEALTQAAVGDDLLTGGRFGISVGSTVGSVDAIEEFFEEFLRERSLEQVRSTTFFKVMGHSIAANLAQALGVTGRVLAPAAACSTGTQAVGLGWENVAWGRQDVMLCGGADEFSALTSATFDIMNAASNGANHRPEAASRPFDTERDGIVCAEGAGLIVLESLEHAQQRGAPILAEIIGFASNVSPTNIVNPDSDSIQACMRLAMADAGVGAEDIDYVNAHATGTLLGDIAEGRAIEALFGDRPPVSSLKGHMGHTMAASGALELIASMCMMREGQVLPTLNLHAPDTACGKINLPDVVQPHGIKTIIKNSFALGGVNSVLVIRSYV; translated from the coding sequence GTGCAGTCAAAACGCGTTGTCATAACCGGCGTAGGTGCCGTCTCTCCCTATGGAGCCGGTACCGAGTCCCTCTGGCAGGGGTTGACCTCAGGTTGCTCTGCGGTCGGTCCGTTGCAGGGCGCCGAGGATATCATCGGCTTGACCACCAAAGTGGCCGGCGTCGTTCCGCCGCTGAACATGCGCCGGATTCCGCGCAAGGACCGACGCTCCATGTCGCGCATGTCCCAGTTCGCCTGGCTTGCCGCGCATGAAGCCCTGACGCAGGCGGCTGTCGGTGATGATCTGCTGACCGGAGGACGGTTCGGCATATCGGTGGGCTCCACCGTCGGCAGTGTCGATGCCATTGAAGAGTTTTTCGAAGAATTTCTGCGCGAGCGAAGCCTTGAGCAGGTGCGTTCCACGACTTTTTTCAAAGTCATGGGGCACTCGATCGCCGCCAACCTGGCTCAGGCCCTCGGCGTTACCGGCCGGGTGCTGGCCCCTGCGGCCGCCTGTTCCACCGGCACCCAGGCTGTGGGGCTGGGGTGGGAAAACGTAGCCTGGGGTCGGCAGGATGTCATGCTTTGCGGCGGCGCGGACGAATTCAGCGCCTTGACCTCAGCCACCTTTGACATTATGAATGCGGCCTCCAACGGCGCCAACCACCGTCCCGAAGCGGCCAGCCGGCCCTTCGATACGGAGCGGGACGGGATCGTCTGTGCCGAGGGGGCGGGCTTGATCGTACTGGAGTCGCTGGAGCATGCCCAGCAGCGCGGCGCGCCGATCCTGGCGGAAATTATCGGCTTTGCCAGCAACGTGTCTCCGACCAATATCGTCAATCCGGATAGTGACAGTATTCAGGCCTGCATGCGGCTGGCCATGGCGGACGCCGGGGTTGGTGCCGAGGATATCGATTACGTCAATGCCCACGCCACCGGGACGCTGCTGGGCGATATTGCTGAAGGGCGGGCCATCGAAGCACTGTTCGGCGACCGTCCGCCGGTCAGCAGCTTAAAAGGGCACATGGGGCATACCATGGCGGCCAGCGGCGCTCTGGAACTCATCGCTTCCATGTGCATGATGCGCGAAGGGCAGGTGCTGCCGACGTTGAATCTGCACGCGCCGGATACGGCGTGCGGCAAAATCAATCTGCCCGATGTCGTGCAACCTCACGGCATTAAAACGATTATCAAAAACAGCTTCGCCCTGGGCGGAGTGAATTCCGTGCTTGTCATAAGGAGCTACGTATGA
- a CDS encoding lysophospholipid acyltransferase family protein, producing the protein MKLLLVNLYGYLVMLVWTLLFTVSAWPLLLLWKLFSGWPMSRVTRLFIWLYGRGWIFLVRPIARLRVTGLHRKDVPVPCIFVANHLSFFDVYCMGALPVSNFSIVVRSWPFKILFYAPFMHLADYINSEQADPEKLARQCSRILEQGGSILCFPEGHRSRNGRLGRFYSGAFKIAVDNNVPVVPLAMRGTDRLLPAGSWLLKPASMEMHGLGVVHPADFISHPLPHVAMRKHVKALMVEALES; encoded by the coding sequence ATGAAACTATTGCTGGTAAATCTGTACGGCTACCTGGTGATGCTGGTCTGGACCCTGCTGTTCACGGTGTCAGCCTGGCCCCTTTTGCTGCTCTGGAAACTTTTCAGCGGTTGGCCCATGAGTCGTGTTACGCGTCTGTTTATATGGTTATACGGACGGGGCTGGATTTTTCTGGTGCGACCGATCGCCAGACTGCGGGTAACCGGCCTGCATCGTAAAGATGTGCCGGTGCCTTGCATCTTTGTGGCGAATCATTTGTCCTTTTTCGATGTCTACTGCATGGGGGCGCTGCCGGTATCCAATTTTTCCATCGTGGTACGCAGCTGGCCGTTCAAGATTCTGTTTTACGCCCCCTTCATGCATCTGGCCGACTATATCAACAGCGAACAGGCGGATCCTGAAAAGCTGGCCCGGCAGTGCAGCCGCATCCTCGAACAGGGCGGCAGCATTCTGTGTTTTCCCGAAGGGCATCGCAGCCGCAACGGACGGCTGGGCCGTTTTTATTCCGGTGCCTTCAAGATCGCGGTGGACAATAATGTTCCGGTGGTACCGCTGGCCATGCGTGGTACGGATCGATTGTTGCCGGCCGGATCCTGGTTGCTGAAACCGGCCAGCATGGAGATGCATGGCCTCGGAGTTGTCCATCCGGCCGATTTTATCTCGCATCCCCTGCCGCACGTGGCCATGCGCAAACATGTCAAGGCGCTGATGGTCGAGGCCTTGGAGTCGTAG